The Pelagibacterium halotolerans B2 nucleotide sequence CCACGAACCAGTCGCAGAACGTGCCCCACACGAAATCATAGGCGTGGTTGGCCGCTTCGTTGAACTTGTATTCGATGATAGCCTTTTCGACATTGGCCACGGCCCGCGCCGTCGCCCCGGCGATCCACTGGTTGAGTGCGCCCGAAAGCGTGGTCGGATCGAACCCTTCGACCCGCACGCATTCGTTCATTTCGAGGAACCGCGCCGCGTTCCAGAGCTTGGTGACGAAGTTGCGATAGCCCTCGACGCGAGACATCGCCAGCTTGATGTCGCGCCCCTGCGCCGCCATTGCCGCCAGCGTAAACCGCGTCGCATCGGCACCATAGGCATCGACGAGTTCGAGCGGATCGATGACGTTGCCTTTCGACTTCGACATCTTCTGGCCCTTCTCGTCGCGGACCAGTGCATGCACATAGACCGTTTCGAACGGTTCTTCACCCGTAAATTCAAGACCCAGCATCATCATCCTGGCAACCCAGAAGAAAATGATGTCGAACCCGGTCACCAGCGTCGCTGTCGGATAGTAGCTTTCAAGCTCTTTTGTCTGTTGCGGCCACCCCATGGTCGAGAACGGCCACAGCCCCGAGGAGAACCAGGTGTCCAGGACGTCCTCGTCACGCATCAGTTCCACCGGCTCGCCATAATGGGCCTCGGCGGCCTTCGCGGCGCCCGCCTCGTCATAATCGACGAAAACCTGTCCGTCCGGTCCATACCAGGCCGGAATCTGGTGTCCCCACCAGAGCTGGCGCGAAATGCACCAGGGCTGGATGTTGTCCATCCAGGAGAAATAGGTGTTCTCCCAGCTCTTGGGCACAAATTTTGTCCGCCCCTCGCGCACCGAGGCAATGGCCGGCTTGGCCAGCACTTCGGCGTTCACGAACCATTGGTCGGTCAGGAACGGTTCGATCACCACCTTGGAGCGGTCCCCGAACGGCTGCATGATCTTCTTGTCCTCGACCATCGCCATCAGCCCTTCGGCGTCGATGTCGGCCACGATCTTCTTGCGCGCCTCGTAGCGGTCCATGCCGCGATATTCATCGGGCACGATGTTGATCGCCGTGGTCACCGCATCGTCGAATTCCATTTCCCCGCGCGCGATCTTGCCCGCAAGTTCGGCCTGTTCGGCATATGGGGCGCCATCGGCCCGCATATTGGCCTTTGTGTCGAACAGGCAATACATCGGAATCCCGTTCCGCCGCGCCACTTCATAGTCGTTGAAATCATGCGCGCCGGTGATTTTCACAGCGCCCGAACCGAACGTGGGATCGGGATATTCGTCGGTGATGATCGGGATCAGCCGCCGGTGCTCTTTCGGCCCGACCGGAATTTCGCACATCTTGCCCACGATCGGCGCATAGCGTTCGTCGTCGGGATGCACCGCCACGGCGCCATCGCCCAGCATGGTTTCCGGGCGCGTGGTCGCAATCGAAATATAGTCGCGCTCTTCCTCGAGCACCACATTCCCGTCAGCGTCCTTTTCCACATAGGTATAGGTTTCGCCGCCGGCCAGCGGGTATTTGAAGTGCCACATATGGCCGTTGACTTCGGTGTTCTCCACCTCGAGGTCGGAAATTGCCGTCTCGAACTGCGGATCCCAGTTGACCAGCCGCTTGGCGCGGTAGATCAGTCCCTTGCGGTACATCTCCACAAAGACCTTGAGCACGGCCTCGGACAATCCCTCGTCCATGGTGAAGCGCTCACGCGACCAGTCGCACGATGCGCCCAGCCGCTTAAGCTGGTTGAGGATCGTCCCCCCGCTCTCGGCCTTCCACTCCCAGACTTTCTGGAGGAATTTTTCGCGCCCGATCTCGCGGCGCCCCGGCTCCTGGCGCTCCATCATCCGGCGCTCGACCACCATCTGGGTCGCGATGCCCGCATGGTCGGTGCCCGGCTGCCACAGCACGTTCTTGCCGCGCATGCGCTCGAAGCGCACCAGCACGTCCTGGATCGTGTTGTTGAGCGCGTGCCCGATATGGAGCGAACCCGTCACATTGGGCGGAGGAATGACGACCGAATAGCTCTCCGCGCCCGGCTTGCTTCCGGCGCCGGCCCTGAAAGCCCCCGCCTCTTCCCAGGCACTGTAAATGCGCCCTTCGACCGAGTTCGGTTCATAGGTCTTTTCGATCATCTGTGCTGTACCCTTGGAGTGTTTCCAGGATAGGTGGACCACTTATCCGGTTCGGAAACGCGACAAAACAACGACTTGGAGGATTTCCGCGATTAAAAGAGATGCGGAAAGCCTCTCAAACGACGACCCGCCCCAGTGATGGGACGGGTGCCTGAAATAGTGTGGTTATCTGTAAAGCCAAGCCCGACGGCGAAGTCAACCGCGCGATGCGCGCTCGATCTCCTGGGCGATGAGCCGTTCCACCATTGAGGGCAGGTTTTCCTCGAGCCACTCCTTGAGCATTGGCCGCAACATCTCGCGGATCATCGCTTCGATGGTCAGCCCGCTCGCGCCCAGCGCCATGTCCGGCACCGCCTTGGGGCCGCCGAGTTTGGCAAAGGCGTTCTTTACCGCCGCGCTGGTCGCGGGCTCCAAAAGCTCGTCGGCAAGGTCGCCGCTCAGTTCGGGGTCGGGCATCGGCGCTGCCTGGGCAAAGCTGGGCTTGGCCCTGGGTGTCGGCTGCGGATCGATTGCGGTCTCATTGGCTGGCTCGGCGTGCGCCTTTCGCGCCGCGGGCTCCTCGTCCTTGTCCATCTCGAACGCGACATCGTCGGGAACCACGAGTTCGGCGGCGGCATCGAGGCTGGCCGCTGAAGGCATCTCTTTTTCAGCGGCTTCGGGCTCGTCTTCCGCGTCCTGGGCAGCCGGCTCCACGATCTGTTCAGGCGAAAGCGCCAGCGGGGTCACCGTGTCGTCGTCATCGTCGCTGAACGGGTCGATCTCGGCAGCCGAAGGCATCTGAACCGGCTCGGGC carries:
- a CDS encoding valine--tRNA ligase; its protein translation is MIEKTYEPNSVEGRIYSAWEEAGAFRAGAGSKPGAESYSVVIPPPNVTGSLHIGHALNNTIQDVLVRFERMRGKNVLWQPGTDHAGIATQMVVERRMMERQEPGRREIGREKFLQKVWEWKAESGGTILNQLKRLGASCDWSRERFTMDEGLSEAVLKVFVEMYRKGLIYRAKRLVNWDPQFETAISDLEVENTEVNGHMWHFKYPLAGGETYTYVEKDADGNVVLEEERDYISIATTRPETMLGDGAVAVHPDDERYAPIVGKMCEIPVGPKEHRRLIPIITDEYPDPTFGSGAVKITGAHDFNDYEVARRNGIPMYCLFDTKANMRADGAPYAEQAELAGKIARGEMEFDDAVTTAINIVPDEYRGMDRYEARKKIVADIDAEGLMAMVEDKKIMQPFGDRSKVVIEPFLTDQWFVNAEVLAKPAIASVREGRTKFVPKSWENTYFSWMDNIQPWCISRQLWWGHQIPAWYGPDGQVFVDYDEAGAAKAAEAHYGEPVELMRDEDVLDTWFSSGLWPFSTMGWPQQTKELESYYPTATLVTGFDIIFFWVARMMMLGLEFTGEEPFETVYVHALVRDEKGQKMSKSKGNVIDPLELVDAYGADATRFTLAAMAAQGRDIKLAMSRVEGYRNFVTKLWNAARFLEMNECVRVEGFDPTTLSGALNQWIAGATARAVANVEKAIIEYKFNEAANHAYDFVWGTFCDWFVELAKPTFSGADEAAKAETRATAAWALDQILKMLHPFMPFVTEELWAETGKTGPKREGYLMLAGWPTLDAISYPQAGAELGWLLDVISAIRSVRTEMNVPAGAKVPLVVVGASAETAARIETHRAAIERLARVSTIDLVEAIPASSAQFVVGEASWGLPLADLIDIAAERQRLSKDVKKLEGEIGGLEKKLGNEQFLAKAPEEVVEEQKERLAEARARREKLEQALATLS
- a CDS encoding DUF2497 domain-containing protein; amino-acid sequence: MDEILSSIRQIIADDDEAATQKMPVAKAGPKPVPAPEPVQMPSAAEIDPFSDDDDDTVTPLALSPEQIVEPAAQDAEDEPEAAEKEMPSAASLDAAAELVVPDDVAFEMDKDEEPAARKAHAEPANETAIDPQPTPRAKPSFAQAAPMPDPELSGDLADELLEPATSAAVKNAFAKLGGPKAVPDMALGASGLTIEAMIREMLRPMLKEWLEENLPSMVERLIAQEIERASRG